In one window of Balaenoptera musculus isolate JJ_BM4_2016_0621 chromosome 10, mBalMus1.pri.v3, whole genome shotgun sequence DNA:
- the ATP5MC2 gene encoding ATP synthase F(0) complex subunit C2, mitochondrial isoform X2 encodes MYACTKFISTSSLIRRTSPLLNRSLSAVVLKQPETLTDESHSSLAAPRPLTTSLIPSRSFQTSAISRDIDTAAKFIGAGAATVGVAGSGAGIGTVFGSLIIGYARNPSLKQQLFSYAILGFALSEAMGLFCLMVAFLILFAM; translated from the exons ATGTACGCTTGCACCAAGTTCATCTCCACCTCCTCCTTG ATCAGGAGAACCTCTCCACTATTGAACCGATCACTGTCTGCAGTGGTGCTGAAACAACCAGAGACACTGACAGATGAG AGCCACAGCAGCTTGGCAGCCCCACGTCCCCTGACCACCTCACTTATTCCTAGCCGCAGTTTCCAAACCAGTGCCATTTCAAGGGACATTGACACAGCCGCCAAGTTCATTGGAGCTGGGGCTGCCACAGTAGGGGTGGCTGGCTCTGGGGCTGGAATTGGGACTGTGTTTGGGAGCCTCATCATTGGTTATGCCAG gaaCCCTTCTCTGAAGCAACAGCTATTCTCCTACGCGATTCTGGGCTTTGCCCTCTCGGAAGCCATGGGACTCTTTTGCCTGATGGTGGCCTTTCTCATCCTCTTCGCCATGTGA
- the ATP5MC2 gene encoding ATP synthase F(0) complex subunit C2, mitochondrial isoform X1, translated as MSRGLGERACLGAGESQIPGSPATALQPLKMYACTKFISTSSLIRRTSPLLNRSLSAVVLKQPETLTDESHSSLAAPRPLTTSLIPSRSFQTSAISRDIDTAAKFIGAGAATVGVAGSGAGIGTVFGSLIIGYARNPSLKQQLFSYAILGFALSEAMGLFCLMVAFLILFAM; from the exons ATGTCTCGTGGGTTGGGGGAGCGAGCGTGCCTTGGAGCTGGCGAAAGTCAAATCCCAGG CTCTCCTGCCACAGCCCTTCAGCCCCTGAAAATGTACGCTTGCACCAAGTTCATCTCCACCTCCTCCTTG ATCAGGAGAACCTCTCCACTATTGAACCGATCACTGTCTGCAGTGGTGCTGAAACAACCAGAGACACTGACAGATGAG AGCCACAGCAGCTTGGCAGCCCCACGTCCCCTGACCACCTCACTTATTCCTAGCCGCAGTTTCCAAACCAGTGCCATTTCAAGGGACATTGACACAGCCGCCAAGTTCATTGGAGCTGGGGCTGCCACAGTAGGGGTGGCTGGCTCTGGGGCTGGAATTGGGACTGTGTTTGGGAGCCTCATCATTGGTTATGCCAG gaaCCCTTCTCTGAAGCAACAGCTATTCTCCTACGCGATTCTGGGCTTTGCCCTCTCGGAAGCCATGGGACTCTTTTGCCTGATGGTGGCCTTTCTCATCCTCTTCGCCATGTGA